One Pomacea canaliculata isolate SZHN2017 linkage group LG9, ASM307304v1, whole genome shotgun sequence DNA segment encodes these proteins:
- the LOC112572267 gene encoding LOW QUALITY PROTEIN: coiled-coil domain-containing protein 51-like (The sequence of the model RefSeq protein was modified relative to this genomic sequence to represent the inferred CDS: inserted 1 base in 1 codon) — protein sequence MAMKAESVGRGVLKMTLFKLVRHRIDFKHVIFFKQVRNRSITGHVPTDVALKTITGGRVDRWLQSYEDFVGLTEVKQAQTNVIQAESRFLAVQEERRQKQQAMEAVQSRVRAISAELEKTNRADPRYLDLVRNEHSIIREENDLASQIRNLEKAERESFAVLSSALRDSHEKERARAEKTKYWSIIGSILGAIIGIXGTTVNNHLKMKELRGLVTSAGENSEDLRNLSIQLCESVRAQSQKMDSFLVDLRGAAEGGDNPKVAAYFEKIKLAPPQFSGSELQQQTEKILHALKLQEENLDSEIREIRHLLGLEKSQMLKGDDAVVYVGPEVESMMKRTEENLERKIKYSALASATFVYGALALTLPIIFSFLRGGS from the exons ATGGCAATGAAAGCAGAGAGTGTAGGACGAGGAGTTCTGAAAATGACTCTGTTTAAACTTGTCAGGCATCGTATTGATTTTAAACATGTCATTTTCTTCAAACAAGTTCGAAACCGATCCATTACAGGTCACGTGCCTACTGATGTggctttaaaaacaattacgGGCGGGCGCGTGGACCGCTGGTTGCAATCATATGAAGATTTTGTTGGTCTGACGGAGGTTAAGCAGGCACAAACTAATGTGATACAG GCTGAGAGTAGATTCCTTGCTGTGCAAGAAGAACGCAGACAAAAACAGCAGGCAATGGAAGCTGTTCAGTCACGTGTGAGAGCAATTAGTGCAGAACTGGAGAAGACCAACCGGGCAGATCCTCGTTACCTTGACCTAGTTCGAAATGAGCATTCCATTATTCGAGAAGAAAATGACTTAGCCAGTCAAATCAGAAACCTTGAGAAGGCAGAGCGTGAGAGCTTTGCAGTTTTGAGCTCTGCTCTTCGTGACAGccatgaaaaagagagagctaGGGCAGAAAAAACCAAGTACTGGTCTATCATTGGTTCCATCCTTGGAGCTATTATTGGAA ACGGCACAACCGTAAACAACCACTTGAAGATGAAGGAACTGAGGGGGCTGGTCACAAGTGCAGGAGAAAATAGTGAAGACCTGCGTAATTTGTCCATTCAGCTTTGTGAATCAGTCCGTGCTCAGTCTCAAAAGATGGACAGCTTTTTAGTTGATCTACGTGGTGCAGCAGAAGGAGGAGACAATCCAAAAGTTGCAGCTTATTTTGAGAAGATCAAGTTAGCCCCACCACAGTTCAGTGGCAGTGAGTTACAGCAACAGACAGAGAAAATTCTCCATGCCTTGAAACTGCAGGAGGAAAATCTGGATTCAGAAATCCGTGAAATCAGGCATCTTTTAGGATTAGAAAAGTCTCAAATGTTGAAGGGTGATGATGCTGTAGTGTATGTGGGACCTGAAGTTGAAAGTATGATGAAAAGGACGGAAGAGAACTTGGAGAGGAAAATTAAGTACAGTGCCTTGGCCTCTGCCACATTTGTTTATGGAGCACTGGCCCTAACATTAcctattattttttcatttctccgTGGTGGTTCCTAG
- the LOC112572269 gene encoding non-structural maintenance of chromosomes element 3 homolog codes for MPRGKSSNPSTSSRGQSSSQMSHSSQASSSSQSQSQAHKVVAIMDQSELKRKVDELVQFLLVMDQKKIPIKKADINKTVMKEHSKGLPAVMKIAADHLQKVFGIEIVELQDKLKGSYILINKMKDPTHLAWNDADNAKTGLLVVVLSIIFMSGNVVQDGELWHSLRGFGVNPDQHHETFGDVKKLVMQEFVKQAYLETTRVPNSDPSVYEVRWGQRAMHETSKKDILKFVCLLYKMEPAQWASQYQDAMEEEETARNAAAGSV; via the exons ATGCCGAGAGGAAAATCAagt AATCCCTCTACCAGTAGCCGTGGACAGTCATCAAGTCAGATGTCGCATAGCTCTCAGGCCTCATCTTCCAGTCAAAGTCAGTCTCAAGCTCATAAAGTTGTCGCTATCATGGACCAAAGCGAGCTCAAGAGAAAG GTAGATGAACTTGTACAGTTTTTGCTGGTGATGGATCAGAAGAAGATACCTATCAAGAAAGCAG ACATTAACAAAACAGTCATGAAAGAGCACAGTAAAGGGCTGCCTGCTGTCATGAAAATAGCAGCAGATCATCTGCAGAAG GTGTTTGGGATTGAGATTGTTGAACTTCAAGACAAACTAAAGGGAAGTTACATTTTGatcaataaaatgaaagacCCAACGCACCTCGCAtg GAATGATGCAGACAATGCCAAAACTGGCCTCCTGGTGGTAGTTCTCAGCATCATTTTTATGAGTGGCAATGTAGTGCAAGATG GAGAGCTCTGGCATAGTCTACGTGGATTTGGCGTAAATCCAGA CCAGCATCATGAAACCTTTGGTGACGTGAAGAAGCTGGTCATGCAGGAGTTTGTAAAGCAGGCATATCTGGAGACAACACGTGTTCCAAATTCAGACCCCAGTGTTTATGAAGTGCGCTGGGGACAGCGAGCTATGCATGAGACAAGCAAGaaggacattttaaaatttgtttgtctG CTATATAAAATGGAACCAGCCCAGTGGGCATCACAATACCAAGACGCaatggaggaggaagagacagcAAGAAATGCAGCAGCTGGTTCAGTCTGA